One segment of Nocardia farcinica DNA contains the following:
- a CDS encoding alanine racemase yields the protein MVLFEVDPAAYVPRAADDSAEAPADVAPAPALPDETVPLPIPGWPERPGDDAASIAAVPMPAHLGDWERRVLADPDLLADIAFAVGTPFHLLAPARVRANIAAFQVAFTTAGVDGYVYYGKKANKAVCIARACAEQGAGVDVASVGELTAALAQGVRGPELMVTGPAKSDELLWLATRHGAVVAVDAVDELERMVAAGFDTRVLLRVLPPASDSRFGMTDEELDRALTLLAGTRIRLAGFSFHLGGYEASARAELAAVLVERCVRARAEGHAADTISIGGGFGVDYVPAQAWAAFTAAAGPAWFHAGKSFDSYYPYHFPVPGAAMLAEILRHGGLAELLRGNGIRLAIEPGRALLDRAGCTVFGVRGAKTRHAHGRPYRLLTVDGTSLSLSEQWFASEYLPDPLLWPTRPGAPTPTCVGATSCLESDMLSWRRIPLPRAAEPGDLLVYPNTAGYQMDSNESAFHELPIPPKVVLHETDGGRLRWALDTR from the coding sequence ATGGTGCTGTTCGAGGTCGACCCGGCCGCGTACGTCCCGCGGGCGGCCGACGATAGCGCCGAGGCGCCCGCGGACGTCGCGCCCGCACCGGCGCTGCCCGACGAGACCGTGCCCCTGCCGATCCCGGGCTGGCCGGAACGGCCGGGCGACGACGCCGCCTCGATCGCGGCCGTGCCCATGCCCGCGCACCTGGGCGACTGGGAGCGGCGGGTGCTGGCGGACCCGGACCTGTTGGCCGACATCGCCTTCGCCGTCGGTACGCCGTTCCATCTGCTCGCCCCGGCGCGGGTGCGGGCCAACATCGCCGCGTTCCAGGTCGCCTTCACCACGGCCGGGGTCGACGGATACGTCTACTACGGCAAGAAGGCGAACAAGGCCGTCTGCATCGCGCGGGCGTGCGCGGAACAGGGCGCGGGCGTGGACGTGGCCAGCGTCGGCGAGCTGACCGCGGCGCTGGCCCAGGGCGTGCGCGGCCCGGAGCTGATGGTCACCGGACCGGCGAAATCCGACGAGTTGCTGTGGCTGGCCACCCGGCACGGCGCGGTGGTCGCCGTCGACGCCGTCGACGAACTCGAGCGGATGGTCGCCGCAGGATTCGACACCCGGGTGCTGCTGCGCGTGCTACCACCGGCATCGGACAGCCGCTTCGGCATGACCGACGAGGAACTGGACCGGGCGCTCACCCTGCTCGCCGGCACCCGGATCCGGTTGGCCGGATTCAGCTTCCACCTCGGCGGGTACGAGGCGAGCGCCCGCGCCGAGCTGGCGGCCGTCCTGGTCGAGCGGTGTGTACGCGCCCGCGCCGAGGGCCACGCCGCCGACACCATCTCCATCGGCGGCGGTTTCGGTGTCGACTACGTCCCGGCGCAGGCGTGGGCGGCGTTCACCGCGGCGGCCGGGCCCGCCTGGTTCCACGCGGGCAAGAGCTTCGACTCCTACTACCCCTACCACTTCCCCGTTCCCGGCGCCGCCATGCTCGCGGAGATCCTGCGTCACGGTGGCCTCGCGGAGTTGCTGCGCGGCAACGGCATCCGGCTCGCGATCGAGCCGGGCCGCGCGCTGCTCGACCGGGCGGGCTGCACCGTGTTCGGCGTGCGCGGCGCCAAGACCCGCCACGCGCACGGGCGGCCGTACCGGCTGCTGACCGTCGACGGCACCAGCCTGAGCCTGTCCGAGCAGTGGTTCGCCAGCGAATACCTACCCGACCCGCTGCTGTGGCCCACCCGCCCCGGTGCGCCCACCCCCACCTGCGTGGGCGCCACCAGTTGCCTGGAGTCGGACATGCTCAGCTGGCGGCGCATCCCCCTGCCGCGCGCCGCCGAACCCGGCGACCTGCTCGTCTACCCGAATACCGCCGGGTACCAGATGGATTCCAACGAATCCGCCTTCCATGAACTACCGATCCCGCCGAAGGTCGTACTGCACGAGACCGACGGCGGCCGACTGCGCTGGGCCCTGGACACCCGCTGA
- a CDS encoding MATE family efflux transporter codes for MTPFGPDTRRLAALATPIALTQLAQIAVSTTNIALMGTLGVGAVAAGGLALVLFNQIRTMCVGLVTGTGNQVAAAVSAADKRGDSPAGEVREIVRASFLVATLAGLLGGAVLIGLGWSLQWLGQDASVLAEARPLLVALAPGLLPCLWFQVLRQYTVGMQRPQALLLVTLASIALNLVLALAFIHGWAGVPALGLTGVGVATSLVFLITFGVFWAMVRHDERLGAMLSVRPWPVRGRTVLAELRLGTPIALTYGSEAGMFSVLALVMGSLGPAALAAHNVVYQIIYIVFQVAIGLSHGASILVSHAVARDEHAHARHVAWLALRYAGVVAAVTGALYVLAPQLVLRPFLDPADTATLDIARVLLLIGIVLQFFDAAQNIGTGLLRGLEETGAGFRLSLIGYWLVGLPTALVLALPVGLGAPGVWWGLTAGLAATAILMVRRYFVLLDGLALPRPRPLPQTVGTA; via the coding sequence ATGACTCCGTTCGGTCCGGACACGCGCAGGCTGGCCGCGCTGGCCACGCCGATCGCGCTGACCCAGCTGGCCCAGATCGCCGTGTCGACCACCAACATCGCGCTCATGGGCACCCTCGGGGTCGGCGCGGTCGCCGCGGGCGGACTGGCACTGGTGCTGTTCAACCAGATCCGCACGATGTGCGTGGGGCTGGTCACCGGCACCGGCAACCAGGTGGCGGCCGCGGTGAGCGCCGCGGACAAACGAGGTGACTCGCCCGCGGGCGAGGTGCGCGAGATCGTGCGCGCCAGCTTCCTCGTCGCCACCCTGGCCGGACTCCTCGGCGGTGCGGTGCTGATCGGGCTCGGCTGGTCCCTGCAATGGCTGGGCCAGGACGCGAGCGTGCTCGCCGAGGCGCGCCCGTTGCTGGTCGCGCTCGCCCCCGGCCTGCTGCCGTGCCTGTGGTTCCAGGTGCTGCGGCAGTACACCGTCGGCATGCAGCGACCGCAGGCCCTGCTGCTGGTGACGCTGGCATCGATCGCGCTGAACCTGGTGCTCGCGCTGGCCTTCATCCACGGCTGGGCGGGTGTGCCCGCACTGGGGCTCACCGGCGTCGGCGTGGCGACCTCGCTGGTCTTCCTGATCACCTTCGGTGTCTTCTGGGCGATGGTGCGCCACGACGAGCGGCTCGGGGCGATGCTGTCGGTCCGGCCGTGGCCGGTGCGCGGGCGTACGGTCCTCGCCGAGCTGCGTCTCGGCACGCCGATCGCGTTGACCTACGGCTCCGAGGCCGGGATGTTCTCGGTACTCGCGCTGGTCATGGGCAGCCTCGGACCCGCGGCGCTGGCCGCGCACAACGTCGTCTACCAGATCATCTACATCGTGTTCCAGGTCGCGATCGGCCTCTCGCACGGCGCCTCGATCCTGGTCAGCCACGCCGTGGCCCGCGACGAACACGCGCACGCCCGCCACGTCGCATGGCTCGCGCTGCGCTACGCGGGTGTGGTGGCGGCGGTGACGGGTGCGCTGTACGTGCTGGCGCCGCAGCTGGTGCTGCGCCCGTTCCTGGACCCGGCCGACACGGCGACCCTCGACATCGCCCGGGTGCTGCTGCTGATCGGCATCGTCCTGCAGTTCTTCGACGCCGCCCAGAACATCGGTACCGGGCTGCTGCGCGGGCTGGAGGAGACCGGCGCCGGGTTCCGGCTGTCGCTGATCGGGTATTGGCTCGTCGGTCTGCCCACCGCGCTGGTGCTGGCGCTGCCGGTCGGCCTCGGCGCACCGGGCGTGTGGTGGGGGCTGACCGCGGGCCTGGCCGCGACGGCGATCCTCATGGTGCGCCGGTATTTCGTCCTGCTCGACGGCCTGGCCCTCCCGCGGCCGCGGCCGCTGCCGCAGACCGTGGGCACCGCCTGA
- the eno gene encoding phosphopyruvate hydratase gives MAIIEQVGAREILDSRGNPTVEVEIALDDGTLTRAAVPSGASTGEHEAVELRDGGDRYNGKGVLKAVEGVLDEIAPAVIGLDAVEQRTVDQVLLDLDGTPDKSRLGANALLGVSLAVARAAAESSGLELFRYLGGPNAHVLPVPMMNILNGGAHADTGVDVQEFMVAPIGAPTFKESLRWGAEVYHALKAVLKSKGLSTGLGDEGGFAPDVAGTREALDLIAQAIAKTGLKLGSDVALALDVAATEFYTSGSGYKFEGTVRSAEEMAQFYSELLGAYPLVSIEDPLSEDDWDGWVALTDQIGDKIQLVGDDLFVTNPERLEDGIAKGAANALLVKVNQIGTLTETLDAVELAHRNGYKTMMSHRSGETEDTTIADLAVAVGSGQIKTGAPARSERVAKYNQLLRIEDALGDSARYAGDVAFPRFVFDG, from the coding sequence GTGGCCATCATCGAACAGGTCGGAGCGCGCGAAATCCTGGATTCCCGCGGAAACCCCACCGTCGAGGTCGAGATCGCCCTCGACGACGGCACCCTCACCCGGGCCGCCGTGCCGTCGGGTGCCTCCACCGGTGAGCACGAGGCCGTCGAACTGCGCGACGGGGGCGACCGCTACAACGGCAAGGGTGTGCTCAAGGCCGTCGAGGGTGTCCTCGACGAGATCGCGCCCGCGGTGATCGGCCTGGACGCGGTCGAGCAGCGCACCGTCGACCAGGTGCTGCTGGACCTGGACGGCACCCCCGACAAGTCCCGCCTCGGCGCCAACGCCCTGCTCGGCGTCTCGCTCGCGGTGGCGCGCGCGGCCGCGGAGTCCTCGGGCCTCGAGCTGTTCCGCTACCTGGGCGGCCCGAACGCGCACGTGCTTCCGGTGCCGATGATGAACATCCTCAACGGCGGGGCGCACGCCGACACCGGGGTGGACGTGCAGGAGTTCATGGTCGCCCCGATCGGCGCGCCCACCTTCAAGGAGTCGCTGCGCTGGGGCGCGGAGGTCTACCACGCGCTCAAGGCGGTGCTGAAGTCCAAGGGCCTGTCCACCGGCCTCGGTGACGAGGGCGGCTTCGCCCCCGACGTGGCGGGCACCCGCGAGGCGCTGGACCTGATCGCCCAGGCCATCGCCAAGACCGGCCTGAAGCTGGGCAGTGACGTCGCGCTCGCGCTGGACGTCGCGGCCACCGAGTTCTACACCTCCGGCAGCGGCTACAAGTTCGAGGGCACCGTCCGCTCGGCCGAGGAGATGGCGCAGTTCTACAGCGAACTGCTCGGCGCCTACCCGCTGGTCTCCATCGAGGACCCGCTCTCGGAGGACGACTGGGACGGCTGGGTCGCGCTCACCGACCAGATCGGCGACAAGATCCAGCTGGTCGGCGACGACCTGTTCGTCACCAACCCCGAGCGGCTCGAGGACGGCATCGCCAAGGGCGCGGCCAACGCGCTGCTGGTGAAGGTCAACCAGATCGGCACCCTCACCGAGACCCTCGACGCCGTCGAGCTCGCGCACCGCAACGGCTACAAGACGATGATGTCGCACCGCTCGGGCGAGACCGAGGACACCACCATCGCCGACCTGGCCGTCGCCGTGGGCAGCGGCCAGATCAAGACCGGCGCCCCCGCGCGCAGCGAGCGTGTCGCCAAGTACAACCAGCTGCTGCGCATCGAGGACGCGCTCGGCGATTCCGCGCGGTACGCCGGCGACGTGGCGTTCCCGCGCTTCGTGTTCGACGGGTAA
- a CDS encoding PLP-dependent cysteine synthase family protein yields MLVTRVTDLIGRTPLFELATTDTGTRLLLKLEQFNPTGAAKIRMAREMVLDAERRGLLEVGGHIIESTSGNTGLGLAVVAAERGYRFTAVVDHHACKDKLRAMAAMGAELVYVADEGDDGLATSAREDLAEAMAAECGGYFTEQHNNDANAVGYYPVAEELLEDVERVDILLSAVGTGGSLFGTATRLRQLGCPPHVIGVEPVGSIAFGGPGGPYWQSGTGTPPGATIGTAVDYSLLDEGVKVSDTDAFATARAVAAELGLMLGGSAGGSVYVGLERLEQFPPGSTVVTIVCDGGEKYLDTVFDDDWMRARDLLAPAVEDRVREHLRRYAPAARRPALAHAR; encoded by the coding sequence ATGCTCGTCACCCGTGTGACGGATCTGATCGGCCGCACGCCACTGTTCGAACTCGCCACCACCGACACCGGCACCCGCCTGCTGCTCAAGCTGGAGCAGTTCAACCCCACCGGCGCCGCCAAGATCCGGATGGCACGCGAAATGGTGCTCGACGCGGAGCGGCGCGGTTTGCTGGAGGTTGGCGGGCATATCATCGAGTCCACGTCCGGCAATACCGGGCTCGGCCTCGCGGTGGTTGCCGCCGAACGTGGGTATCGCTTCACCGCGGTGGTCGATCACCACGCCTGTAAGGACAAACTGCGCGCGATGGCAGCGATGGGTGCGGAACTGGTGTACGTCGCCGACGAGGGTGACGACGGATTGGCGACCTCGGCACGGGAGGACCTGGCCGAGGCGATGGCGGCCGAATGCGGCGGGTACTTCACCGAGCAGCACAACAACGACGCCAACGCGGTCGGCTACTACCCGGTCGCCGAAGAATTGCTGGAAGATGTCGAGCGGGTCGACATCCTGCTGTCGGCGGTGGGCACCGGCGGCTCGCTCTTCGGCACCGCGACCCGGCTGCGCCAGCTCGGCTGCCCGCCGCACGTGATCGGGGTGGAGCCGGTGGGCTCGATCGCCTTCGGCGGCCCGGGCGGCCCGTACTGGCAGTCCGGCACCGGCACGCCGCCCGGCGCCACCATCGGCACCGCCGTCGACTACTCGCTGCTCGACGAGGGCGTGAAGGTGTCCGACACCGATGCCTTCGCCACCGCGCGCGCCGTCGCGGCCGAACTCGGGCTCATGCTCGGCGGCTCCGCGGGCGGCTCGGTGTATGTCGGCCTGGAGCGGCTCGAGCAGTTCCCGCCCGGGTCGACGGTGGTCACCATCGTGTGCGACGGCGGGGAGAAGTACCTCGACACCGTCTTCGACGACGACTGGATGCGCGCGCGTGACCTGCTCGCCCCGGCCGTCGAGGACCGCGTGCGCGAGCACCTGCGCCGGTACGCACCCGCCGCCCGCCGCCCCGCCCTGGCCCACGCGCGATGA
- a CDS encoding FtsB family cell division protein produces MTERRARGTSPAGRGDRRTSRAARSRPRAGADAEAAARPAAARPRRRVESGDKKRAEPRKIAVRRGEAKDKTERTVLGLSTGKAVILAVVICALALTLSVPMRTYFSQRAEAAQLAQERRELEADLARLRDRRAQQEDPAFIRSEAKDRLRLVMPGETPYIVQVPGIEAPPRPSGPTQSRTPDPWYTDLWRTIAQPPPAEPATPPSAVPTPTAPPQPAPEGPR; encoded by the coding sequence ATGACGGAGCGACGCGCGCGCGGTACCAGTCCGGCAGGACGCGGTGACCGCCGCACGTCGCGCGCGGCCCGGTCGCGACCGCGGGCGGGCGCCGACGCGGAAGCGGCCGCCCGGCCCGCCGCGGCCCGCCCGCGCAGGCGGGTCGAGTCCGGGGACAAGAAGCGCGCCGAACCCCGCAAGATCGCGGTCCGCCGCGGCGAGGCCAAGGACAAGACCGAGCGCACCGTGCTCGGCCTGTCCACCGGCAAGGCCGTCATCCTCGCGGTGGTGATCTGCGCGCTCGCGCTCACCCTGTCGGTGCCGATGCGCACCTACTTCAGTCAGCGTGCCGAGGCGGCGCAGCTGGCTCAGGAGCGTCGCGAGCTCGAGGCCGATCTGGCCCGGCTGCGCGATCGCCGTGCCCAGCAGGAGGACCCGGCGTTCATCCGGTCCGAGGCCAAGGACCGGCTGCGGTTGGTGATGCCCGGCGAGACGCCCTACATCGTGCAGGTGCCCGGCATCGAGGCACCACCACGCCCGTCCGGCCCGACCCAGTCCAGGACCCCGGATCCCTGGTACACCGACCTGTGGCGCACCATCGCCCAGCCGCCGCCCGCCGAACCGGCCACCCCGCCGTCCGCCGTCCCCACGCCCACCGCACCGCCCCAGCCCGCACCGGAAGGACCACGGTGA
- a CDS encoding TauD/TfdA family dioxygenase yields the protein MKSVLPERKTLHPLDIEHRELPAAAARAVRELADEISTTLARLPGPARHTTTLTDPALLELIDARAGELPDAVRHAVRPPEGDAGAAVLRRLPLTDAELGPTPANWRAAARSAAADPHSASLRLDLAVLLLARCAGEPFGWVGQQDGRLVNNIVPSPGHEFEQSGASSATLLSPHTEDAFHPERANLLMLACLRNVDAVGTTVSSIRRVDLDPADRALLTIPTLPILPDVSYGDGHERHTAVPLPTIWDAAENTGAASFPTLRYDPAYTPLDDADPAFRLAYARLGAELERVCVTVALAPGEMLLVDNDVAVHGRVPFTARYDGTDRWLKRVNIRLPERRRRAAEADENGYGQRTVAPFRKRIGRAGAERETTPDERGRREHS from the coding sequence GTGAAAAGCGTTCTCCCGGAACGTAAGACGCTTCACCCACTGGACATCGAACACCGTGAACTCCCCGCGGCCGCCGCGCGGGCCGTGCGCGAGCTGGCCGACGAGATATCTACCACACTGGCGCGCCTGCCCGGCCCGGCACGGCACACCACGACCCTGACCGACCCGGCGCTGCTCGAGCTGATCGACGCGCGCGCGGGCGAACTGCCCGACGCGGTACGCCACGCCGTGCGCCCGCCCGAGGGCGACGCGGGCGCCGCGGTGCTGCGCCGCCTACCGCTCACCGACGCGGAATTGGGCCCCACACCGGCGAATTGGCGCGCGGCGGCGCGCAGTGCCGCCGCGGATCCGCACTCGGCGTCGCTGCGTCTCGACCTGGCCGTGCTGCTGCTCGCCCGGTGCGCGGGCGAGCCGTTCGGCTGGGTCGGCCAGCAGGACGGCAGGCTGGTCAACAACATCGTGCCGAGCCCCGGCCACGAATTCGAACAGTCCGGGGCCAGCAGCGCCACGCTGCTCAGCCCGCACACCGAGGACGCGTTCCACCCCGAGCGCGCGAATCTGCTGATGCTCGCGTGCCTGCGCAACGTCGACGCGGTCGGCACCACGGTGTCCTCGATCCGCCGGGTGGACCTCGACCCCGCCGATCGCGCGCTGCTGACCATACCGACGCTGCCGATCCTGCCGGACGTCTCCTACGGCGACGGGCACGAGCGGCACACCGCCGTACCGCTGCCGACCATCTGGGACGCGGCCGAAAACACCGGAGCCGCATCGTTTCCCACGCTGCGCTACGACCCCGCCTACACTCCGCTCGACGACGCCGACCCGGCCTTCCGGCTCGCCTACGCCCGCCTGGGCGCGGAGCTGGAACGGGTCTGCGTCACCGTGGCGCTGGCGCCCGGCGAAATGCTGTTGGTGGACAACGATGTCGCGGTGCACGGTCGGGTACCGTTCACCGCGCGGTACGACGGCACCGATCGCTGGCTCAAGCGGGTGAACATCCGCCTGCCCGAACGACGGCGCCGGGCCGCCGAAGCCGACGAGAATGGGTACGGGCAGCGCACAGTCGCCCCGTTCCGGAAACGGATCGGCCGAGCGGGAGCAGAGCGGGAAACGACACCTGATGAACGAGGACGCCGTGAACACTCGTGA
- a CDS encoding TerD family protein: MSVTLAKGGNVSLSKQAPNLTKVAVGLGWDVRTTTGADYDLDASALACGPNLKVLSDQHFVFYNNLRSPEGTIEHTGDNLTGEGEGDDEVVNVDLAATPPTITNIFFAVSIHDADARGQSFGQIRNAFIRVVDQQTGAELARYDLTEDASTETAMIFGELYRHGGEWKFRAIGQGYASGLAGIARDYGVNV, from the coding sequence ATGAGCGTCACACTCGCCAAGGGCGGCAACGTCTCGCTGTCCAAGCAGGCGCCGAACCTGACGAAGGTCGCGGTCGGACTCGGCTGGGACGTCCGTACCACCACCGGTGCGGACTACGACCTCGACGCCAGCGCGCTGGCGTGCGGGCCGAACCTGAAGGTGCTGTCCGACCAGCACTTCGTCTTCTACAACAACCTGCGCTCGCCGGAGGGCACCATCGAGCACACCGGCGACAACCTCACCGGCGAGGGCGAGGGTGACGACGAGGTGGTCAACGTCGATCTGGCCGCCACGCCGCCGACGATCACCAACATCTTCTTCGCCGTGTCGATCCACGACGCCGACGCGCGCGGGCAGTCCTTCGGCCAGATCCGCAACGCCTTCATCCGGGTCGTCGATCAGCAGACCGGCGCCGAGCTGGCCCGCTACGACCTGACCGAGGACGCCTCCACCGAGACCGCGATGATCTTCGGCGAGCTGTACCGGCACGGCGGCGAGTGGAAGTTCCGCGCCATCGGCCAGGGCTACGCCTCGGGCCTGGCCGGCATCGCCCGCGACTACGGGGTCAACGTCTAG
- a CDS encoding lytic transglycosylase domain-containing protein produces the protein MSKRTGVLAAALVTLVVAGCGLGQDLPPIPEGIPPGPGAPLPVIDVDAPGRAALQLRDWAETQSGTLGIPTVALEAYGYAAAVMARSRPGCGIAWTTLAGIASVESKHGTHRESDLHADGVVRPPIIGVALDGSPGVAVIRDTDGGALDGDPEHDRAVGPLQFIPETWQRWGVDANGDGVLDPQSIDDAALTAARYLCASGGDLTSREGWQQALLTYNQSTSYLHTVRHRAAAYSVGRRV, from the coding sequence TTGTCGAAGAGAACCGGCGTCCTGGCCGCCGCGCTGGTGACCCTGGTCGTCGCCGGGTGCGGTCTCGGACAGGACCTGCCACCCATTCCCGAGGGCATCCCGCCCGGCCCCGGGGCCCCGTTGCCCGTCATCGACGTGGACGCGCCCGGCCGCGCCGCCCTGCAACTGCGCGACTGGGCCGAAACACAGTCCGGCACGCTCGGCATCCCCACCGTCGCACTCGAGGCCTACGGCTACGCGGCCGCGGTGATGGCGCGCTCCCGGCCCGGCTGCGGCATCGCCTGGACCACGCTGGCGGGCATCGCCAGTGTGGAGAGCAAGCACGGCACCCACCGCGAGTCCGATCTGCACGCCGACGGCGTGGTGCGCCCGCCCATCATCGGCGTGGCGCTGGACGGCTCGCCGGGCGTGGCGGTCATCCGCGACACCGACGGCGGCGCGCTCGACGGCGACCCCGAGCACGACCGCGCGGTCGGACCGCTGCAGTTCATTCCCGAGACCTGGCAGCGCTGGGGTGTCGACGCCAACGGCGACGGGGTGCTCGACCCGCAGAGCATCGACGACGCCGCGCTCACCGCCGCCCGGTACCTGTGCGCCAGCGGCGGCGACCTCACCTCCCGGGAGGGCTGGCAGCAGGCGCTGCTCACCTACAACCAGTCGACCAGCTATCTCCACACCGTCCGGCACCGCGCGGCCGCCTACAGCGTGGGCCGGCGGGTGTGA
- a CDS encoding ornithine cyclodeaminase family protein gives MNEDAVNTRDRSTPLRVLSRSDLADVPITPGEVVRAVEDAYLAFAAGDSDNPRKLSVANPDGWSVAYAMLGRDGRRRVVAMKTSYKFDPGHDRSTKRYYTTITLYDDTTGAPIAMMDCARVGALRTPAVSALLVRETMRRGAESVLLIGTGTQGRNALPHLLAANPQLRKLMVYGTHAEGLAAVHRHLAEHNPHALLETVEDPRAAAAGADVVLATAGPGTEVALESADLAPGSTVVLVGYGLAPSTLVEADRVVATSAEQMRLTGTDMAGPDGTLRGVDAELPHILTRRAVGRRSDEEKIFVYNSGLVLTDIAVAHALAERAIAEGRGTEVPLWD, from the coding sequence ATGAACGAGGACGCCGTGAACACTCGTGACCGGAGCACGCCGCTGCGCGTGCTCAGCCGCAGCGATCTCGCCGACGTGCCGATCACGCCGGGCGAGGTGGTGCGCGCCGTGGAGGACGCGTATCTCGCCTTCGCCGCGGGCGATTCGGACAATCCGCGCAAGCTCAGCGTGGCCAATCCGGACGGCTGGTCGGTCGCCTACGCCATGTTGGGCCGCGACGGCCGGCGCCGGGTGGTCGCCATGAAGACCAGCTACAAGTTCGACCCCGGCCACGACCGCAGCACCAAGCGCTACTACACCACCATCACGCTCTACGACGACACCACCGGCGCACCCATCGCGATGATGGACTGCGCGCGCGTCGGCGCGCTGCGCACCCCGGCGGTGTCGGCGCTGCTGGTGCGCGAGACGATGCGCCGCGGCGCGGAGAGCGTGCTGCTCATCGGCACCGGCACCCAGGGCCGTAACGCGCTGCCGCACCTGCTGGCGGCCAATCCGCAGCTGCGCAAGCTGATGGTCTACGGCACGCACGCCGAGGGGCTGGCGGCCGTGCACCGGCACCTGGCCGAGCACAACCCGCACGCGCTGCTCGAGACCGTCGAGGATCCACGTGCCGCGGCGGCGGGCGCGGACGTGGTGCTGGCGACCGCGGGCCCCGGCACCGAGGTCGCCCTCGAATCCGCCGATCTGGCACCGGGTTCCACCGTCGTCCTGGTCGGCTACGGCCTGGCGCCCTCGACCCTGGTCGAGGCCGACCGCGTGGTGGCCACCAGCGCCGAGCAGATGCGGCTGACCGGCACCGACATGGCCGGGCCGGACGGCACACTGCGCGGCGTGGACGCCGAACTGCCGCACATTCTCACCCGGCGCGCGGTGGGCAGGCGCTCGGACGAGGAGAAGATCTTCGTCTACAACAGCGGTCTGGTGCTCACCGACATCGCCGTCGCCCACGCCCTCGCCGAACGCGCCATCGCCGAGGGCCGCGGCACGGAGGTGCCACTGTGGGATTAG
- a CDS encoding stealth family protein yields the protein MGGMDFGTVDAVAGQVAGNLAVSEATIADLGYLRAQLAAAEVPFLLVRDRDHRLVLAADAAHRAMVRRVTSAAAAAGFVCTQPQPDVVRLGRDRDPAHHVELELWEYHGDTVECPRPNALTRTVFDLADVEFTEVRLFDRSWPTLAQMFAPQPTDVGFDIDIVFSWVDGSDPEFRARRAGMMAQVVVGEGDDADARIRQIDELKYALRSVHKNAPWIRRIFIATDSPAPAWLAEHPKVTIVRAIDHFSDTSGLPTFNSHAVESQLQHIEGLSEHFLYSNDDMFFARPVRPSMFFTPAGISRFIEADVRIGPGRNNERRSGYENAARVNRALLAERFGHVITRHLEHTPVPLRRSVLREMEEEFAADFARTRTSRFRAATDISVTNSLYHYYALLTGRAVPQEAARVAYVDTTSRAGLAVLDDIAAHRDLDFFCLNDGSFPEISESERVREVSRFLAGYFPDPAPWERVSAPSRRPLPESTAGAA from the coding sequence ATGGGTGGAATGGATTTCGGCACCGTGGACGCGGTCGCGGGGCAGGTGGCGGGCAACCTCGCCGTCTCCGAGGCGACGATCGCCGACCTGGGTTATCTGCGGGCGCAGCTCGCCGCGGCCGAGGTGCCGTTCCTGCTGGTGCGCGACCGCGACCACCGGCTGGTGCTGGCCGCCGACGCCGCCCATCGCGCGATGGTCCGGCGGGTCACCTCGGCCGCGGCCGCGGCCGGTTTCGTCTGCACGCAGCCGCAGCCCGACGTCGTCCGGCTCGGCCGCGACCGCGACCCGGCCCACCACGTGGAGCTGGAGCTGTGGGAGTACCACGGCGACACGGTCGAATGCCCGCGCCCGAACGCGTTGACCCGCACCGTCTTCGACCTGGCCGACGTGGAGTTCACCGAGGTCCGGCTGTTCGACCGCAGCTGGCCGACGCTGGCGCAGATGTTCGCCCCGCAGCCCACCGACGTCGGCTTCGACATCGACATCGTCTTCTCCTGGGTGGACGGCTCCGACCCCGAGTTCCGCGCCCGCCGGGCCGGGATGATGGCGCAGGTCGTGGTCGGCGAGGGCGACGACGCCGACGCCCGCATCCGCCAGATCGACGAACTGAAGTACGCGCTGCGCTCGGTGCACAAGAACGCGCCGTGGATCCGGCGCATCTTCATCGCCACCGACTCCCCCGCACCCGCCTGGCTGGCCGAGCACCCCAAGGTCACCATCGTGCGCGCGATCGACCACTTCAGCGACACCTCCGGGCTGCCCACCTTCAACTCGCACGCGGTGGAGAGCCAGCTCCAGCACATCGAGGGGCTCAGCGAGCACTTCCTGTACTCCAACGACGACATGTTCTTCGCCCGCCCGGTGCGGCCGTCGATGTTCTTCACCCCGGCCGGCATCAGCCGCTTCATCGAGGCCGACGTGCGGATCGGCCCCGGCCGCAACAACGAGCGCCGCAGCGGCTACGAGAACGCCGCCCGGGTGAACCGGGCACTGCTGGCCGAGCGGTTCGGGCACGTCATCACCCGCCACCTCGAGCACACGCCGGTGCCGCTGCGCCGCAGCGTGCTGCGGGAGATGGAGGAGGAGTTCGCCGCCGACTTCGCCCGCACCAGGACCAGCCGCTTCCGCGCGGCCACCGACATCTCGGTCACCAACTCGCTCTACCACTACTACGCGCTGCTCACCGGCCGCGCGGTCCCGCAGGAAGCCGCGCGGGTGGCCTACGTCGACACCACCAGCCGGGCGGGGCTCGCGGTGCTCGACGACATCGCCGCGCACCGCGACCTCGATTTCTTCTGCCTCAACGACGGCAGCTTCCCGGAGATCTCCGAGTCCGAGCGGGTGCGCGAGGTGTCGCGGTTCCTCGCCGGCTACTTCCCGGACCCGGCGCCCTGGGAACGGGTCAGCGCACCGTCTCGTCGTCCGCTTCCGGAGTCGACTGCCGGCGCCGCATGA